One window of Trichoderma breve strain T069 chromosome 3, whole genome shotgun sequence genomic DNA carries:
- a CDS encoding adenylate kinase domain-containing protein: protein MGFVEDELKHLRDVINGLDSRIKQLEQRATGGTPISTESLRMILIGPPGAGKGTQAPKIKERFSCCHLATGDMLRSQVAKKTPLGREAKKIMDQGGLVSDDIVIGMIKEELENNKECQGGFILDGFPRTVPQAEGLDAMLKERGQTLQHAVELQIDDSLLVARITGRLIHPASGRSYHTTFNPPKEAMKDDVTGEPLIQRSDDNADALKKRLGAYHKQTAPVVGYYQNSGIWKGLDASQQPGEVWKNMLDILEGKKSHGSSVFSKLAGKS, encoded by the exons ATGGGGTTTGTAGAAGACGAACTCAAGCATCTGCGCGATGTGATCAACGGCCTCGATTCGCgcatcaagcagctcgagcagcGCGCCACTGGAGGCACTCCAATTAGCACAGAGAGTCTTCGGATGATTCTCATTGGGCCTCCAGGAGCTG GCAAGGGAACCCAAGCACCAAAGATTAAAGAGCGCTTTTCCTGCTGCCACTTG GCTACCGGCGACATGCTGCGGTCACaagtggccaagaagacaCCTCTCGGAAgagaagccaagaaaatCATGGACCAAGGTGGCCTTGTCAGTGACGATATTGTCATTGGTATGATTAAGGAAGAGCTCGAGAACAACAAGGAATGCCAAGGCGG ATTCATCCTTGACGGCTTTCCTCGTACGGTGCCTCAGGCCGAAGGCCTCGATgccatgctcaaggagcGTGGCCAGACCCTCCAACACGCCGTCGAGCTCCAGATTGACGACTCCCTACTTGTTGCCCGAATTACTGGTCGATTGATCCACCCGGCATCTGGACGGTCTTACCACACGACTTTCAACCCCCCCAAGGAGGCTATGAAGGACGATGTGACCGGAGAGCCCCTTATCCAGAGGAGCGACGACAACGCCGATGCTCTGAAGAAGCGTCTCGGTGCTTACCACAAGCAAACTGCCCCCGTAGTTGGCTACTACCAAAACAGCGGCATCTGGAAGGGTCTTGATGCCAGTCAGCAACCCGGTGAGGTGTGGAAGAATATGTTGGATATTCTAGAAGGAAAGAAATCTCATGGCTCTTCCGTCTTCAGCAAACTTGCTGGCAAGAGCTAA